The Candidatus Sericytochromatia bacterium genome includes a region encoding these proteins:
- a CDS encoding S8 family peptidase, which produces MATTRHHVILLAALLSTGCGLQQLDRAPISQQSASTRFPAAAFTAQGASKQQVVVKLKGTRVPQTLLRQGRGAPRVTSRIQPLRALVVDAAPGADVSALLASLRADDAVAYAHPVQLAMIEKEVDDPKLASQYSLKITQTDLAWDTQMGNPGTVVAIVDSGIDMGHPDLKAKIVPESYNVLDKDNNPKDDHGHGTHCAGIAAAIANNAEGVAGVAPGVGLMSVKVLDAKGRGSDATIAEGVVYAADKGAKVISMSLGLYKRSQVLEEALEYALKKDVVLVASAGNNNALNEPVSAPHLPSTHPGVIEVAASDDKDQKARFSNFGKTVSVAAPGVNILSTLPTYSAGREKTYGTMSGTSMAAPFVAGLAGLVRSQFPQMTQAEVKAHIEKTADDLGQPGFDEMFGHGRVNALKAVTPAPARR; this is translated from the coding sequence GCGGCGGCCTTCACGGCCCAGGGTGCGTCCAAGCAGCAAGTGGTCGTCAAGCTGAAAGGCACCCGCGTCCCGCAGACTCTCCTGCGTCAGGGCCGGGGCGCCCCGCGCGTGACTTCGCGGATCCAACCGCTGCGGGCCCTCGTGGTCGACGCCGCGCCTGGCGCGGACGTCTCTGCCTTGCTGGCGAGCCTGCGCGCCGATGACGCGGTGGCCTACGCGCACCCTGTTCAGCTGGCCATGATTGAAAAAGAAGTCGACGATCCCAAGCTGGCCTCGCAGTACTCCTTGAAGATCACCCAGACCGACCTGGCCTGGGACACCCAGATGGGCAACCCCGGCACCGTCGTGGCAATCGTGGACTCCGGCATCGACATGGGGCATCCGGACCTCAAGGCCAAGATCGTGCCCGAGAGCTACAACGTACTCGACAAGGACAACAACCCCAAGGATGACCACGGCCACGGCACGCACTGCGCCGGCATCGCCGCCGCCATTGCCAACAACGCCGAGGGCGTCGCCGGTGTGGCGCCCGGGGTGGGCCTGATGTCCGTGAAGGTGCTGGATGCCAAGGGCCGTGGCTCCGACGCGACGATCGCCGAAGGGGTCGTCTACGCGGCCGACAAGGGCGCCAAGGTCATCTCGATGAGCCTGGGCCTCTACAAGCGCTCGCAGGTGCTGGAAGAGGCCCTGGAATACGCCCTCAAGAAGGACGTGGTGCTGGTGGCCTCCGCGGGCAACAACAACGCGCTGAACGAGCCGGTCAGCGCGCCGCACCTGCCCTCGACCCATCCGGGCGTGATCGAGGTGGCGGCCTCCGACGACAAGGATCAGAAGGCGCGCTTCTCGAACTTCGGCAAGACCGTCTCGGTCGCCGCACCCGGGGTGAACATCCTCTCAACCCTGCCCACCTATTCTGCGGGCCGGGAGAAGACCTACGGCACCATGAGCGGCACCTCGATGGCGGCTCCCTTCGTGGCGGGTCTGGCCGGTCTGGTGCGCAGCCAGTTCCCCCAGATGACGCAGGCGGAGGTCAAGGCCCACATCGAGAAGACGGCCGACGACCTCGGCCAGCCCGGCTTCGACGAGATGTTCGGCCACGGCCGGGTGAACGCCCTGAAGGCCGTGACGCCCGCGCCGGCGCGTCGCTGA
- the xerA gene encoding site-specific tyrosine recombinase/integron integrase, whose protein sequence is MQHKIREFLDHLLVDRGLAENTISAYHNDLTQYLGHCEALGLKSWSETNQGHIADFLQTLKEKGLSASSAARKLAALKTFYHYLLQTSVIVDNPAVSLERPKTGRYLPKVLSRGEVEQLLNQSTLAPRERAILELLYSGGLRVSELTRVNISDVNLHEGHLRMVGKESKERIIPLSETAIQAIEVYLKQVRPSQKSRPQERALFLNYAGRRLSRQCIWKIVKEAARTGHVPHDITPHTLRHSFAIHLIERGVDIRSVQELLGHADISTTQIYAHASKRRLKGGVERSA, encoded by the coding sequence ATGCAGCACAAGATCCGCGAGTTTCTGGACCATCTTCTGGTCGACCGTGGCCTGGCGGAGAACACCATCTCGGCCTATCACAACGACCTCACGCAGTACCTCGGGCACTGCGAGGCGCTCGGCTTGAAGTCGTGGTCGGAGACGAACCAGGGCCACATCGCCGACTTTCTTCAGACGTTGAAGGAGAAAGGGCTGTCGGCTTCCAGCGCGGCGCGCAAGCTGGCGGCGCTGAAGACCTTTTACCATTACCTGCTGCAGACCAGCGTGATTGTCGACAACCCGGCCGTTTCGCTCGAACGCCCCAAGACGGGTCGCTACCTGCCCAAGGTGCTGTCGCGCGGTGAAGTCGAGCAACTGCTCAACCAGTCGACGCTGGCGCCCCGCGAGCGGGCCATTCTGGAACTTCTCTACAGCGGCGGGCTGCGCGTGTCGGAGCTGACGCGGGTCAATATCTCGGATGTGAACCTGCACGAAGGCCACCTGCGGATGGTTGGCAAGGAGAGCAAGGAGCGCATCATTCCGCTGTCCGAGACCGCGATCCAGGCGATCGAGGTGTACTTGAAGCAGGTGCGCCCCTCGCAGAAGAGCCGCCCGCAGGAGCGCGCCCTGTTTTTGAACTACGCCGGCCGGCGCCTGTCGCGCCAGTGCATCTGGAAGATCGTCAAGGAAGCCGCTCGCACGGGCCACGTGCCGCACGACATCACGCCGCACACCTTGCGCCACTCCTTCGCGATCCACCTGATCGAACGCGGTGTCGACATCCGCTCGGTGCAGGAGTTGCTCGGTCACGCCGACATCTCCACCACCCAGATCTACGCCCACGCCTCCAAGCGTCGGCTCAAGGGCGGCGTCGAGCGCAGCGCCTGA
- a CDS encoding thiolase family protein codes for MPEAVIVAAVRTPIARYGGALKDVRPDDLAALVIREAVARAGIAPDSVEDVVFGCSNQAGEDNRNVARMAALLAGLPIGVPGQTVNRLCGSGLQAIITAAHAIRAGEGEVFLAGGVESMTRAPLVALKPDSAFPRGNMSLVDTTIGWRFTNPALAALHEPISMGETAERVAAQWRIAREDQDAFALESQRRAAAAIATGRFRDEIVPVPVPQGKGQTLLFDTDEHPRETTLEKLGALKPAFVKANGSVTAGNASGVNDGASAVVLMSDARARALGLRPLARVVASAVTGVDPAIMGIGPVSATRKALTRAGLAVEALDLVELNEAFAAQGLACLRELGLDPEKTNVSGGAIALGHPLGASGARLVTTLLHELNRREGRYGLATMCVGVGQGIAAIFERVTPD; via the coding sequence ATGCCCGAAGCCGTGATCGTTGCCGCCGTTCGCACCCCGATTGCCCGCTACGGCGGGGCCTTGAAGGACGTCCGTCCGGATGACCTGGCCGCCCTGGTGATCCGCGAGGCTGTGGCGCGCGCCGGCATCGCGCCCGACAGCGTGGAGGACGTGGTCTTCGGCTGCAGCAACCAGGCCGGTGAGGACAACCGCAACGTGGCGCGCATGGCTGCCTTGCTGGCGGGGTTGCCGATCGGCGTGCCCGGTCAGACGGTCAACCGGCTCTGTGGCAGCGGCCTGCAGGCCATCATCACGGCGGCGCATGCGATCCGCGCCGGCGAGGGCGAGGTCTTCTTGGCCGGCGGCGTCGAGTCGATGACGCGCGCGCCGTTGGTGGCCTTGAAGCCGGACAGTGCTTTTCCCCGCGGCAACATGAGCCTGGTCGACACCACCATCGGCTGGCGCTTCACCAACCCGGCGCTGGCCGCGCTGCACGAGCCGATCAGCATGGGCGAGACGGCCGAGCGGGTCGCCGCGCAGTGGCGGATCGCGCGGGAAGACCAGGACGCCTTCGCGCTCGAAAGCCAGCGCCGCGCCGCCGCTGCGATCGCCACCGGGCGCTTCCGCGACGAGATCGTGCCCGTGCCGGTTCCCCAGGGCAAGGGGCAGACCCTGCTGTTCGACACCGACGAGCACCCGCGCGAGACCACCCTGGAGAAGCTGGGCGCGCTCAAGCCGGCCTTCGTCAAGGCCAACGGCAGCGTGACGGCCGGCAATGCCTCGGGCGTCAACGACGGGGCCTCCGCCGTGGTGCTGATGAGCGATGCGCGCGCCCGCGCGCTGGGGCTGCGGCCACTGGCGCGCGTGGTGGCCTCGGCCGTGACCGGGGTCGACCCGGCCATCATGGGCATCGGGCCTGTCAGCGCCACCCGCAAGGCGCTCACGCGGGCGGGCCTCGCGGTGGAGGCGCTGGATCTGGTGGAGCTGAACGAGGCCTTCGCCGCGCAGGGGCTGGCCTGCCTGCGGGAACTGGGGCTGGACCCCGAGAAGACCAACGTCAGCGGCGGGGCGATCGCCCTGGGCCACCCGCTGGGTGCCTCCGGGGCGCGCCTGGTGACCACCCTGCTGCACGAGCTGAACCGCCGCGAGGGCCGCTACGGGCTCGCCACCATGTGCGTGGGCGTGGGGCAGGGGATTGCGGCGATCTTTGAACGCGTGACCCCCGACTGA